In Nomascus leucogenys isolate Asia chromosome 8, Asia_NLE_v1, whole genome shotgun sequence, a single genomic region encodes these proteins:
- the TFAP2A gene encoding transcription factor AP-2-alpha isoform X1, with amino-acid sequence MKMLWKLTDNIKYEDCEDRHDGTSNGTARLPQLGTVGQSPYTSAPPLSHTPNADFQPPYFPPPYQPIYPQSQDPYSHVNDPYSLNPLHAQPQPQHPGWPGQRQSQESGLLHTHRGLPHQLSGLDPRRDYRRHEDLLHGPHALSSGLGDLSIHSLPHAIEEVPHVEDPGINIPDQTVIKKGPVSLSKSNSNAVSAIPINKDNLFGGVVNPNEVFCSVPGRLSLLSSTSKYKVTVAEVQRRLSPPECLNASLLGGVLRRAKSKNGGRSLREKLDKIGLNLPAGRRKAANVTLLTSLVEGEAVHLARDFGYVCETEFPAKAVAEFLNRQHSDPNEQVTRKNMLLATKQICKEFTDLLAQDRSPLGNSRPNPILEPGIQSCLTHFNLISHGFGSPAVCAAVTALQNYLTEALKAMDKMYLSNNPNSHTDNNAKSSDKEEKHRK; translated from the exons ATGAAAATGCTTTGGAAATTGACGGATAATATCAAGTACGAGGACTGCGAG GACCGTCACGACGGCACCAGCAACGGGACGGCACGGTTGCCCCAGCTGGGCACTGTAGGTCAATCTCCCTACACGAGCGCCCCGCCGCTGTCCCACACCCCCAATGCCGACTTCCAGCCCCCATACTTCCCCCCACCCTACCAGCCTATCTACCCCCAGTCGCAAGATCCTTACTCCCACGTCAACGACCCCTACAGCCTGAACCCCCTGCACGCCCAGCCGCAGCCGCAGCACCCAGGCTGGCCCGgccagaggcagagccaggagtcTGGGCTCCTGCACACGCACCGGGGGCTGCCTCACCAGCTGTCGGGCCTGGATCCTcgcagggactacaggcggcaCGAGGACCTCCTCCACGGCCCACACGCGCTCAGCTCAGGACTCGGAGACCTCTCGATCCACTCCTTACCTCACGCCATCGAGGAGGTCCCG CATGTAGAAGACCCGGGTATTAACATCCCAGATCAAACTGTAATTAAGAAAG GCCCCGTGTCCCTGTCCAAGTCCAACAGCAATGCCGTCTCCGCCATCCCTATTAACAAGGACAACCTCTTCGGCGGCGTGGTGAACCCCAACGAAGTCTTCTGTTCAGTTCCGGGTCGCCTCTCGCTGCTCAGCTCCACCTCGAAGTACAAGGTCACGGTGGCGGAAGTGCAGCGGCGGCTCTCACCACCCGAGTGTCTCAACGCGTCGCTGCTGGGCGGAGTGCTCCGGAG GGCGAAGTCTAAAAATGGAGGAAGATCTTTAAGagaaaaactggacaaaataggATTAAATCTGCCTGCAGGGAGACGTAAAGCTGCCAACGTTACCCTGCTCACATCACTAGTAGAGG GAGAAGCTGTCCACCTAGCCAGGGACTTTGGGTACGTGTGCGAAACCGAATTTCCTGCCAAAGCAGTAGCTGAATTTCTCAACCGACAACATTCCGATCCCAATGAGCAAGTGACAAGAAAAAACATGCTCCTGGCTACAAA ACAGATATGCAAAGAGTTCACCGACCTGCTGGCTCAGGACCGATCTCCCCTGGGGAACTCACGGCCCAACCCCATCCTGGAGCCCGGCATCCAGAGCTGCTTGACCCACTTCAACCTCATCTCCCACGGCTTCGGCAGCCCCGCGGTGTGTGCCGCGGTCACGGCCCTGCAGAACTATCTCACCGAGGCCCTGAAGGCCATGGACAAAATGTACCTCAGCAACAATCCCAACAGCCACACGGACAACAACGCCAAAAGCAGTGACAAAGAGGAGAAGCACAGAAAGTGA
- the TFAP2A gene encoding transcription factor AP-2-alpha isoform X2, with the protein MSILAKMGDWQDRHDGTSNGTARLPQLGTVGQSPYTSAPPLSHTPNADFQPPYFPPPYQPIYPQSQDPYSHVNDPYSLNPLHAQPQPQHPGWPGQRQSQESGLLHTHRGLPHQLSGLDPRRDYRRHEDLLHGPHALSSGLGDLSIHSLPHAIEEVPHVEDPGINIPDQTVIKKGPVSLSKSNSNAVSAIPINKDNLFGGVVNPNEVFCSVPGRLSLLSSTSKYKVTVAEVQRRLSPPECLNASLLGGVLRRAKSKNGGRSLREKLDKIGLNLPAGRRKAANVTLLTSLVEGEAVHLARDFGYVCETEFPAKAVAEFLNRQHSDPNEQVTRKNMLLATKQICKEFTDLLAQDRSPLGNSRPNPILEPGIQSCLTHFNLISHGFGSPAVCAAVTALQNYLTEALKAMDKMYLSNNPNSHTDNNAKSSDKEEKHRK; encoded by the exons ATGTCCATACTTGCCAAAATGGGGGACTGGCAG GACCGTCACGACGGCACCAGCAACGGGACGGCACGGTTGCCCCAGCTGGGCACTGTAGGTCAATCTCCCTACACGAGCGCCCCGCCGCTGTCCCACACCCCCAATGCCGACTTCCAGCCCCCATACTTCCCCCCACCCTACCAGCCTATCTACCCCCAGTCGCAAGATCCTTACTCCCACGTCAACGACCCCTACAGCCTGAACCCCCTGCACGCCCAGCCGCAGCCGCAGCACCCAGGCTGGCCCGgccagaggcagagccaggagtcTGGGCTCCTGCACACGCACCGGGGGCTGCCTCACCAGCTGTCGGGCCTGGATCCTcgcagggactacaggcggcaCGAGGACCTCCTCCACGGCCCACACGCGCTCAGCTCAGGACTCGGAGACCTCTCGATCCACTCCTTACCTCACGCCATCGAGGAGGTCCCG CATGTAGAAGACCCGGGTATTAACATCCCAGATCAAACTGTAATTAAGAAAG GCCCCGTGTCCCTGTCCAAGTCCAACAGCAATGCCGTCTCCGCCATCCCTATTAACAAGGACAACCTCTTCGGCGGCGTGGTGAACCCCAACGAAGTCTTCTGTTCAGTTCCGGGTCGCCTCTCGCTGCTCAGCTCCACCTCGAAGTACAAGGTCACGGTGGCGGAAGTGCAGCGGCGGCTCTCACCACCCGAGTGTCTCAACGCGTCGCTGCTGGGCGGAGTGCTCCGGAG GGCGAAGTCTAAAAATGGAGGAAGATCTTTAAGagaaaaactggacaaaataggATTAAATCTGCCTGCAGGGAGACGTAAAGCTGCCAACGTTACCCTGCTCACATCACTAGTAGAGG GAGAAGCTGTCCACCTAGCCAGGGACTTTGGGTACGTGTGCGAAACCGAATTTCCTGCCAAAGCAGTAGCTGAATTTCTCAACCGACAACATTCCGATCCCAATGAGCAAGTGACAAGAAAAAACATGCTCCTGGCTACAAA ACAGATATGCAAAGAGTTCACCGACCTGCTGGCTCAGGACCGATCTCCCCTGGGGAACTCACGGCCCAACCCCATCCTGGAGCCCGGCATCCAGAGCTGCTTGACCCACTTCAACCTCATCTCCCACGGCTTCGGCAGCCCCGCGGTGTGTGCCGCGGTCACGGCCCTGCAGAACTATCTCACCGAGGCCCTGAAGGCCATGGACAAAATGTACCTCAGCAACAATCCCAACAGCCACACGGACAACAACGCCAAAAGCAGTGACAAAGAGGAGAAGCACAGAAAGTGA
- the TFAP2A gene encoding transcription factor AP-2-alpha isoform X3: protein MLVHSFSAMDRHDGTSNGTARLPQLGTVGQSPYTSAPPLSHTPNADFQPPYFPPPYQPIYPQSQDPYSHVNDPYSLNPLHAQPQPQHPGWPGQRQSQESGLLHTHRGLPHQLSGLDPRRDYRRHEDLLHGPHALSSGLGDLSIHSLPHAIEEVPHVEDPGINIPDQTVIKKGPVSLSKSNSNAVSAIPINKDNLFGGVVNPNEVFCSVPGRLSLLSSTSKYKVTVAEVQRRLSPPECLNASLLGGVLRRAKSKNGGRSLREKLDKIGLNLPAGRRKAANVTLLTSLVEGEAVHLARDFGYVCETEFPAKAVAEFLNRQHSDPNEQVTRKNMLLATKQICKEFTDLLAQDRSPLGNSRPNPILEPGIQSCLTHFNLISHGFGSPAVCAAVTALQNYLTEALKAMDKMYLSNNPNSHTDNNAKSSDKEEKHRK from the exons ATGTTAGTTCACAGTTTTTCAGCCATG GACCGTCACGACGGCACCAGCAACGGGACGGCACGGTTGCCCCAGCTGGGCACTGTAGGTCAATCTCCCTACACGAGCGCCCCGCCGCTGTCCCACACCCCCAATGCCGACTTCCAGCCCCCATACTTCCCCCCACCCTACCAGCCTATCTACCCCCAGTCGCAAGATCCTTACTCCCACGTCAACGACCCCTACAGCCTGAACCCCCTGCACGCCCAGCCGCAGCCGCAGCACCCAGGCTGGCCCGgccagaggcagagccaggagtcTGGGCTCCTGCACACGCACCGGGGGCTGCCTCACCAGCTGTCGGGCCTGGATCCTcgcagggactacaggcggcaCGAGGACCTCCTCCACGGCCCACACGCGCTCAGCTCAGGACTCGGAGACCTCTCGATCCACTCCTTACCTCACGCCATCGAGGAGGTCCCG CATGTAGAAGACCCGGGTATTAACATCCCAGATCAAACTGTAATTAAGAAAG GCCCCGTGTCCCTGTCCAAGTCCAACAGCAATGCCGTCTCCGCCATCCCTATTAACAAGGACAACCTCTTCGGCGGCGTGGTGAACCCCAACGAAGTCTTCTGTTCAGTTCCGGGTCGCCTCTCGCTGCTCAGCTCCACCTCGAAGTACAAGGTCACGGTGGCGGAAGTGCAGCGGCGGCTCTCACCACCCGAGTGTCTCAACGCGTCGCTGCTGGGCGGAGTGCTCCGGAG GGCGAAGTCTAAAAATGGAGGAAGATCTTTAAGagaaaaactggacaaaataggATTAAATCTGCCTGCAGGGAGACGTAAAGCTGCCAACGTTACCCTGCTCACATCACTAGTAGAGG GAGAAGCTGTCCACCTAGCCAGGGACTTTGGGTACGTGTGCGAAACCGAATTTCCTGCCAAAGCAGTAGCTGAATTTCTCAACCGACAACATTCCGATCCCAATGAGCAAGTGACAAGAAAAAACATGCTCCTGGCTACAAA ACAGATATGCAAAGAGTTCACCGACCTGCTGGCTCAGGACCGATCTCCCCTGGGGAACTCACGGCCCAACCCCATCCTGGAGCCCGGCATCCAGAGCTGCTTGACCCACTTCAACCTCATCTCCCACGGCTTCGGCAGCCCCGCGGTGTGTGCCGCGGTCACGGCCCTGCAGAACTATCTCACCGAGGCCCTGAAGGCCATGGACAAAATGTACCTCAGCAACAATCCCAACAGCCACACGGACAACAACGCCAAAAGCAGTGACAAAGAGGAGAAGCACAGAAAGTGA
- the LOC115836343 gene encoding uncharacterized protein LOC115836343: protein MPLSVSHPSGATLALYQQPNRLISISTIVQLLASTTICRRPLRHRDAFCKARHCSRSKRHAWGPASSTSPLTLLPRSELPFWPRAILLEIIIPFAIKHNHQTKTGEVTPGFFPNMGSPLLEAAIPSGRSALGVLLALSFLPGWRFCQAAPVALLGFAIP from the exons ATGCCCCTCTCGGTCTCGCACCCAAGTGGAGCTACTCTGG CTCTTTACCAACAGCCTAATCGCCTCATTAGCATATCAACAATAGTCCAATTGCTCGCCAGTACCACAATCTGCCGCCGGCCGCTCCGACACAG AGATGCCTTCTGCAAAGCCCGGCACTGCTCAAGGTCCAAGCGCCACGCCTGGGGCCCGGCTTCTAGCACTTCTCCCTTAACCCTGCTACCACGATCCGAGCTGCCCTTTTGGCCCCGTGCAATTTTATTAGAAATCATTATCCCTTTCGCAATTAAACATAACCACCAAACCAAGACCGGCGAAGTCACTCCAGGATTTTTTCCCAACATGGGATCGCCTCTGCTCGAGGCAGCCATCCCCTCGGGCCGCAGCGCCTTGGGAGTTTTATTGGCTTTGAGCTTTCTCCCAGGTTGGAGATTCTGCCAAGCGGCTCCGGTGGCTCTGCTGGGGTTTGCAATCCCTTAA